A genomic region of Brevibacillus sp. JNUCC-41 contains the following coding sequences:
- the shc gene encoding squalene--hopene cyclase → MNQHVQLEINRLVHRLKQDQSADGSWNYPFDTGITADAYMIILLKILDMEDAALIEALVKRIESKQTENGSWKLFQDEKDGNVTVTIEAYYGLLYSGLRNKNDPHMRKAQQFILSKGGIKQAKMLTKMMLTVTGQYPWPRLFPIPLEVVLLPPTFFVSIYDLSVYGRVNMIPLLLLGHKKFQIKTPDTPSLKELFQTREDLSEEHVWEEYRTEEYRSFFSKLQNGVKTLIGYPDYLHSLALDSTKRFMLDRLEPDGTLYNYFGSTFFMIFALLSIGYSKKDPVILKAIAGLKGMACSIEGHTHIQLTTPQVWNTSLISYALQEAGIPSKDPTVKAANQYLLSRQHYMYGDWLIHNPNAIPGGWGFSDFNTMNPDVDDTTASLRALAKQLQEKPDNRDSWERGVSFTISMQNDDGGFPAFERNNDHKWLHLLPIEGSKYLLTDPSTADLTGRTLEFLGNYINMKKPEEVSKRAVDWLLEDQKRDGSWYGRWGICYLYGTWSALTGMKAAGQATGHPSIQKALTWLKKIQNEDGGWGESCYSDIKQRYIPLGESTLTHTAWAVDALISASDKPTAEMEKGIAYLIRAGQQDSWTNDYPAGQGMANFLYMHYHSYRYIYPLLALSHYNKKYLKT, encoded by the coding sequence TTGAACCAACATGTACAATTGGAAATCAATCGCCTTGTTCATCGCCTGAAACAAGACCAATCCGCTGATGGTTCGTGGAATTATCCCTTTGACACCGGGATAACGGCAGATGCCTATATGATCATATTATTGAAAATTTTAGATATGGAAGATGCTGCTCTTATAGAGGCTTTAGTAAAAAGAATTGAAAGCAAGCAAACGGAAAACGGTTCATGGAAACTTTTCCAAGATGAGAAGGACGGCAATGTTACGGTTACGATCGAGGCTTATTATGGCCTTCTTTATAGCGGACTACGCAATAAGAACGATCCCCATATGAGGAAAGCCCAACAATTCATTCTTTCCAAGGGTGGCATCAAACAGGCCAAAATGTTAACGAAAATGATGCTTACTGTCACCGGACAATATCCATGGCCGCGCCTGTTCCCCATTCCTCTCGAAGTGGTCTTGCTTCCTCCCACCTTTTTCGTCAGCATTTATGATCTTTCCGTATATGGGCGGGTCAACATGATTCCATTGCTATTGCTAGGCCATAAAAAGTTTCAGATCAAAACCCCGGACACGCCAAGTTTAAAAGAATTATTTCAAACAAGGGAGGACCTTTCCGAAGAGCATGTGTGGGAAGAGTATCGTACCGAAGAATATCGTTCCTTCTTCTCCAAACTTCAAAATGGCGTCAAAACTTTGATTGGTTATCCCGATTATTTACATTCCCTAGCCTTGGATTCAACGAAAAGGTTCATGCTCGATAGGCTGGAACCAGACGGGACACTGTACAATTATTTCGGTTCAACCTTTTTCATGATCTTTGCCCTCCTCTCAATTGGATATTCAAAAAAGGATCCAGTGATTCTAAAGGCCATTGCCGGTCTGAAGGGGATGGCCTGCTCCATTGAGGGACACACACATATCCAGCTCACGACGCCCCAAGTTTGGAATACCTCCTTAATAAGCTACGCCCTTCAAGAAGCTGGCATACCTTCCAAAGACCCAACGGTCAAGGCCGCCAATCAGTACTTACTGTCACGCCAGCATTATATGTATGGCGATTGGCTGATCCATAATCCTAACGCGATTCCAGGCGGCTGGGGGTTCTCGGATTTCAATACCATGAATCCGGATGTCGATGATACGACCGCCTCACTGCGGGCGCTGGCTAAGCAACTTCAAGAAAAACCTGATAATCGGGACAGTTGGGAGCGCGGTGTCTCCTTCACGATATCCATGCAAAATGATGATGGCGGATTTCCAGCCTTCGAAAGGAATAACGATCATAAATGGTTGCATCTTCTTCCTATTGAGGGTTCGAAATATCTCCTGACTGACCCTTCTACCGCTGATTTGACAGGAAGAACGCTGGAATTCCTGGGGAACTATATAAATATGAAGAAGCCGGAAGAGGTCAGTAAAAGAGCGGTGGATTGGCTATTGGAAGACCAGAAGCGTGACGGCTCCTGGTATGGGCGCTGGGGCATCTGCTATCTATATGGCACATGGTCTGCACTGACCGGAATGAAGGCAGCAGGGCAGGCCACTGGACATCCATCCATCCAAAAAGCCTTAACTTGGTTGAAGAAAATTCAAAATGAAGATGGTGGCTGGGGTGAATCTTGTTACAGTGATATTAAGCAACGATACATCCCCCTCGGAGAAAGTACACTGACACATACAGCTTGGGCTGTGGATGCATTAATATCGGCATCCGATAAGCCGACAGCCGAAATGGAAAAAGGCATTGCCTATCTCATCCGTGCAGGTCAACAGGACAGCTGGACCAATGATTATCCTGCAGGCCAGGGAATGGCCAATTTTTTGTATATGCATTATCATAGCTATCGCTATATTTATCCCCTTTTAGCCTTAAGTCATTACAATAAAAAATACCTGAAGACTTAA
- a CDS encoding tetratricopeptide repeat protein, producing MGNLEMALSLRGKKEFKKSNRLLMDLAKQNPGDAVIQYQCAWSLDILGLEVKAVPYYEEALKLGLPDEDAKGAYLGLGSTYRTIGEYEKSKQTLESGLAKFPEHKALLVFRAMAFYNLGQHDLAMESLLKIIAETSKDRDIQSYAKAIEFYSDKLDKVFA from the coding sequence ATGGGGAATTTGGAAATGGCACTGTCATTACGAGGAAAGAAAGAGTTCAAAAAATCCAATCGATTATTGATGGATCTGGCAAAGCAAAATCCCGGCGATGCAGTCATACAGTATCAGTGTGCCTGGAGTTTGGATATTCTCGGACTTGAGGTAAAGGCGGTGCCCTATTATGAAGAGGCACTTAAATTAGGTTTGCCGGATGAGGATGCAAAAGGGGCCTACCTAGGATTGGGAAGCACATATCGCACCATAGGGGAATATGAAAAATCAAAACAGACATTGGAATCGGGGCTGGCGAAGTTTCCTGAGCATAAGGCTTTATTGGTATTCAGGGCCATGGCTTTTTATAATTTGGGCCAACACGATCTTGCAATGGAGTCTTTATTGAAGATAATTGCCGAAACCTCTAAGGATCGAGACATACAATCTTATGCTAAGGCCATAGAATTTTATAGTGATAAACTGGATAAAGTTTTCGCATAA
- a CDS encoding PepSY domain-containing protein gives MKKQWSTIKEGIIQRKKVIMTVSMLSVLLFGGAAGTAVYAVNKGNLSEDEAVKMISEKLGGEVTQFEKDWDQPMTYEMTVKTKEGYQEVDVDAEKGEILSQEMEDGDDDDLSTQQAAETVKISSDQAEKIALEAVDGQVTDMELDSENGTLVYELEIKQGQKEYDVVVDATTGKVLKNQLDD, from the coding sequence ATGAAAAAACAGTGGAGTACGATTAAAGAAGGTATCATTCAAAGGAAAAAGGTGATCATGACGGTGTCCATGCTTTCCGTTTTACTTTTCGGCGGTGCTGCTGGAACGGCGGTATATGCAGTCAATAAGGGTAACCTATCCGAGGATGAGGCTGTCAAAATGATTTCAGAAAAACTAGGCGGGGAAGTTACTCAATTTGAAAAGGATTGGGACCAGCCGATGACCTATGAGATGACCGTTAAAACGAAAGAAGGCTATCAAGAAGTTGACGTTGATGCTGAAAAAGGAGAGATACTTTCTCAGGAAATGGAAGACGGTGACGATGACGATCTGAGCACACAACAAGCGGCGGAAACTGTAAAAATCAGCAGTGATCAAGCCGAAAAGATTGCCTTGGAAGCGGTGGATGGTCAAGTAACGGACATGGAGCTTGATTCGGAGAATGGCACCCTTGTGTACGAGCTGGAAATAAAACAAGGACAAAAGGAATATGATGTAGTGGTGGATGCCACTACGGGAAAAGTATTGAAAAACCAATTGGATGATTAA
- a CDS encoding sensor histidine kinase → MKIRTKIQTYSSLFLSVMLILLSIIVLIAFLWISVERERDLLEDQASLIEENILAKDLISGDPALMEPYIPDDGMVRIFDTDGRLIKSFTDEEDLEGLAVKAINEKGYDFTKADGEYVMTYRYPYPDEGKKLGVIEVTQPQDTLLDNLSVLALVLGGASLFVILLSILAGKWLANLILKPISIMSGTMKDIEKSGEFKRIPLSDQSKDELQVMGVAFNRMMERLERNYDQQQQFLSDASHELKTPITVIESYSSLLKRWGMKDEAIQEEAVEAIHHEAVRMKKLTEHLLQSASQTEPSADVEGKIELISFCEGIAQTFRRTGNREITIESEFKEIYAMTISSKLEQAIVILLDNAMKYSDSSIQVMIKRQADEIIIGVKDRGAGISPEHLPHVFERFYRVDSSRARKTGGNGLGLSIARSLVESFDGKLEIQSEVGKGTLVTITLSHQILI, encoded by the coding sequence ATGAAGATCCGGACGAAAATCCAAACGTATTCCAGTCTTTTTTTAAGTGTCATGCTTATATTGTTAAGTATCATCGTTTTAATCGCCTTCCTTTGGATATCAGTAGAGAGGGAACGGGATCTGCTTGAAGATCAAGCCTCATTAATTGAAGAAAATATCTTGGCGAAAGATTTGATTTCCGGTGATCCCGCTTTAATGGAGCCATATATCCCTGACGATGGAATGGTGCGGATATTCGATACTGATGGAAGGTTGATAAAATCATTTACCGATGAAGAGGACCTTGAGGGGCTTGCGGTTAAAGCCATTAACGAGAAAGGTTATGATTTTACCAAAGCTGACGGGGAATATGTCATGACCTATCGTTATCCTTATCCTGATGAAGGGAAGAAGCTAGGGGTGATCGAGGTCACACAGCCGCAAGATACCCTCCTTGATAATTTATCGGTGCTTGCCCTCGTTTTAGGCGGTGCATCGCTTTTTGTCATTCTTTTATCCATTCTTGCAGGTAAGTGGCTGGCCAACCTGATCCTCAAACCGATATCGATCATGAGCGGAACGATGAAGGATATTGAGAAAAGCGGGGAATTCAAACGGATACCGCTATCGGACCAATCAAAGGATGAGCTGCAGGTGATGGGAGTGGCATTCAACAGGATGATGGAAAGGCTGGAGCGGAATTATGACCAACAGCAGCAATTCCTTTCAGATGCTTCACATGAATTGAAAACACCGATTACGGTCATAGAAAGCTACTCTTCCCTATTGAAACGCTGGGGAATGAAGGATGAGGCGATTCAGGAAGAGGCGGTGGAGGCAATCCATCATGAAGCCGTCCGGATGAAAAAGCTGACGGAACATCTTCTGCAGTCTGCCTCCCAAACGGAACCTTCAGCAGATGTGGAAGGGAAAATAGAACTTATCTCGTTTTGTGAAGGGATTGCCCAAACATTCAGAAGGACGGGGAATCGTGAAATAACGATAGAATCAGAGTTTAAAGAAATATATGCAATGACCATTTCCAGTAAACTTGAACAGGCGATTGTCATCCTATTGGACAATGCTATGAAATACAGTGACTCAAGTATACAGGTCATGATAAAACGGCAGGCCGATGAAATTATCATCGGTGTGAAAGATCGCGGCGCAGGGATATCACCAGAACATCTCCCACATGTGTTTGAACGTTTTTATCGCGTGGATTCATCGAGGGCAAGGAAAACGGGAGGTAATGGACTCGGGCTATCCATCGCCCGGTCGCTTGTCGAGTCATTCGACGGTAAATTGGAGATCCAAAGCGAAGTGGGAAAGGGAACGTTGGTGACGATTACTCTTTCTCATCAAATTCTAATCTAA
- a CDS encoding response regulator transcription factor, with protein MNKRILIIEDEEKIARVLQLELDHEGYQTESAFTGKAGLERAEAEEWDLILLDVMLPELNGIEVLRRYRKKNGTTPVILLTARDAVPDKVNGLDHGANDYVTKPFEIEELLARIRACFRTNVRERQPEVELDELKIHDLKLNLGTRDIHRQGKRIELTSREFDLLVYLLQNKNQVLSREQILTHVWGYDFAGDTNVVDVYIRYLRKKIDYPFDLQLIHTYRGVGYSLKEPV; from the coding sequence ATGAATAAAAGAATTTTAATTATAGAAGATGAAGAAAAAATTGCGAGGGTTCTCCAGCTGGAACTTGACCATGAGGGTTATCAAACAGAATCGGCATTTACTGGAAAGGCGGGTCTGGAAAGGGCAGAAGCCGAGGAGTGGGATTTAATCTTATTGGATGTGATGCTGCCCGAGCTGAATGGCATAGAAGTACTTAGGCGTTACCGGAAGAAGAATGGAACAACACCGGTCATCCTTCTAACCGCAAGGGATGCTGTGCCAGACAAGGTGAATGGCCTTGACCATGGTGCAAATGATTATGTAACGAAACCGTTTGAAATCGAAGAGCTGCTCGCACGGATCCGTGCTTGTTTCCGTACCAATGTACGGGAACGCCAACCAGAAGTGGAATTGGATGAACTAAAGATACATGATCTGAAGTTGAACCTTGGTACAAGGGACATTCACAGGCAAGGCAAAAGGATAGAGCTGACTTCCCGCGAGTTCGATTTGCTGGTTTATCTTTTGCAAAATAAAAATCAAGTACTTTCTAGAGAGCAAATCCTGACACATGTATGGGGATATGATTTTGCAGGGGATACGAATGTGGTCGATGTGTATATCCGTTATTTACGCAAAAAAATAGATTATCCCTTTGATCTGCAGCTCATACATACTTACCGCGGTGTAGGTTACAGCTTGAAGGAGCCAGTATGA
- the msrA gene encoding peptide-methionine (S)-S-oxide reductase MsrA, with amino-acid sequence MQKATFAGGCFWCMVTPFEELPGIGGIVSGYSGGHIENPTYEELKTGTTGHYEVVEITFDPQLFPYERLLELYWQQIDPTDDGGQFHDRGSQYRTAIFYHDEAQEKLALESKEKVAASGKFQKPIVTEILPAQPFYPAEEYHQGYHKKNKDDYKADRAKSGRDEFIDQHWNGE; translated from the coding sequence ATGCAAAAGGCTACATTTGCCGGAGGCTGTTTTTGGTGCATGGTGACACCATTTGAAGAACTACCGGGGATTGGGGGAATCGTATCCGGTTATTCGGGAGGGCATATTGAAAACCCGACTTACGAGGAATTGAAAACGGGCACTACGGGACATTATGAAGTCGTGGAAATCACTTTCGATCCTCAGTTATTTCCTTATGAAAGATTGCTGGAACTATATTGGCAGCAAATTGATCCTACCGACGATGGCGGTCAATTCCATGACAGGGGAAGCCAATATCGGACGGCCATCTTCTATCATGATGAAGCTCAAGAGAAACTGGCTCTTGAATCGAAAGAAAAGGTAGCAGCCAGCGGGAAGTTCCAGAAACCCATCGTAACGGAAATCCTTCCGGCCCAACCCTTTTATCCTGCCGAAGAATACCATCAAGGCTATCATAAAAAAAACAAAGATGACTATAAAGCGGACCGTGCGAAATCGGGCCGAGATGAATTCATTGACCAGCATTGGAACGGTGAATGA
- a CDS encoding response regulator transcription factor, translating to MIRIVIAEDQRMLLGALGSILDLESDMEVVGKASNGEEAMNLVNQLKPDICITDIEMPVKTGLDVAEEIKDQGHQCKVIILTTFARPGYFERARKAEVGGYLLKDSPSDELANSIRVIMDGRRVYAPELVDMAFEEENPLTERECQVLKLIADGKTTKEIASQLYLTNGTVRNYISVILDKLDVSNRVEAIVRFKEKGWSKD from the coding sequence TTGATTCGAATCGTAATTGCCGAAGATCAGCGGATGCTGCTTGGCGCGCTAGGTTCCATCCTTGATTTGGAAAGTGACATGGAAGTTGTAGGAAAAGCGAGCAATGGGGAAGAAGCAATGAATCTCGTCAATCAATTAAAGCCGGATATCTGCATAACCGATATTGAAATGCCAGTTAAAACCGGGCTCGATGTAGCCGAGGAGATCAAGGATCAGGGCCATCAATGCAAAGTCATCATTTTGACCACTTTTGCACGTCCTGGATATTTTGAAAGAGCCAGAAAGGCAGAAGTAGGTGGATATCTGCTGAAGGATAGCCCAAGTGATGAGCTGGCAAATTCGATCCGTGTCATCATGGATGGGAGGCGCGTTTATGCCCCTGAGCTGGTGGATATGGCTTTCGAAGAAGAAAACCCTTTGACTGAACGGGAGTGCCAAGTGCTCAAATTGATCGCGGATGGTAAGACAACAAAAGAAATCGCAAGCCAGCTTTATTTGACTAATGGAACGGTTCGTAATTATATATCGGTCATCCTTGATAAATTGGATGTAAGCAACCGTGTTGAAGCGATTGTAAGATTCAAGGAAAAGGGCTGGTCAAAAGATTGA
- a CDS encoding sensor histidine kinase — MQSWYHIFPKNTGLSPYVWIIFCILPFYFIFKSSSMLEIVFGIVMIILFFISYGLSFVSKGWPVYVWTAIQIVISISMTIFFSYIYFSLFLAFFIGNVQNKVGFFVLYSIQLLATIVSVNIGFIMKDPTFFSQFPFMLICVVGVILLPFNTYNRNKRGRLEEQLEDAHKRISELGKMEERQRIARDLHDTLGQKLSLIGLKSDLAGKLIDLNPESAKKEIKDIRQTARTALKEVREMVSEMRGAKLSDEIIRVKQILKAAGIEFNLEGTTELKDTPLLVETVLSMCLKEAVTNIVKHSGADCCHIVIEELQTGVTITVQDNGVGLSHRSEFFKGNGLHGMKERLEFVNGSLDIQTTDGTTLYIRVPNAIKNNG; from the coding sequence ATGCAAAGTTGGTATCATATCTTTCCGAAAAACACAGGGCTGAGCCCTTATGTCTGGATCATTTTTTGTATCCTTCCTTTTTATTTCATCTTCAAATCCTCTTCGATGTTGGAGATAGTCTTTGGAATCGTCATGATCATTTTGTTTTTCATATCATATGGTCTCTCATTCGTTTCGAAGGGATGGCCCGTATACGTATGGACGGCGATACAAATAGTCATATCCATATCCATGACCATATTTTTCAGCTATATTTACTTTTCGCTTTTTTTAGCATTCTTTATTGGGAATGTTCAGAATAAGGTTGGTTTTTTCGTATTATATTCGATCCAGCTATTGGCTACCATCGTGTCTGTCAATATTGGATTCATCATGAAGGACCCTACATTCTTTTCGCAATTTCCCTTTATGCTCATTTGTGTGGTAGGCGTGATCCTGCTCCCGTTCAACACATATAATCGAAATAAACGGGGCAGGCTGGAAGAACAATTGGAGGACGCACATAAAAGAATATCAGAGCTTGGCAAAATGGAAGAACGCCAGCGGATTGCCCGTGACTTACATGATACACTTGGACAAAAGCTGTCTTTGATTGGCTTGAAAAGTGACCTTGCAGGGAAATTGATCGATTTGAATCCGGAGTCGGCCAAGAAGGAAATCAAGGATATCCGTCAAACGGCGAGGACGGCACTCAAGGAAGTCCGTGAAATGGTGTCGGAAATGCGTGGGGCCAAGCTTAGCGATGAAATCATCCGGGTCAAGCAAATATTGAAAGCGGCAGGGATAGAATTCAATTTGGAAGGCACCACTGAATTGAAAGATACCCCACTGCTTGTTGAAACGGTTTTAAGCATGTGCTTGAAAGAAGCTGTGACCAATATCGTCAAACATAGCGGAGCCGACTGCTGTCATATCGTCATTGAAGAATTACAAACAGGGGTAACGATCACAGTACAGGATAATGGAGTGGGGCTTTCACATAGATCAGAGTTTTTTAAAGGAAATGGGCTTCATGGAATGAAAGAAAGGCTCGAATTCGTTAATGGCAGCCTGGATATTCAAACGACAGATGGAACGACACTTTATATAAGGGTTCCGAATGCGATAAAAAATAATGGATAG
- a CDS encoding response regulator has translation MANRDIEVLIVEDDLRIAEIQKLFIEKLEGFQTIGIASSYDEAKSFIEIMQPDLLLLDMYFPDMNGLDILKEIKQQSKQMDVIMITAAKEIEKVQEAIKIGIFDYIIKPVAFERFKQSLHRYQEYHIKLSELEKGNFPVTQQQVDKLLRKEVKENEREQSSLPKGIDRMTLEKVMAVLGKSSPGLTAEIVAKEIGVSRTTARRYLEHLMSEEKIDADLTYGTVGRPERVYAIKL, from the coding sequence ATGGCCAATCGCGATATAGAAGTTTTAATCGTAGAAGATGACCTGCGGATTGCCGAGATACAAAAGCTATTCATCGAAAAGCTTGAGGGTTTTCAAACGATAGGGATCGCCTCAAGCTATGACGAAGCTAAAAGCTTCATTGAAATCATGCAGCCGGATCTATTGCTGCTCGACATGTATTTTCCGGATATGAATGGGCTCGATATCCTGAAAGAAATCAAGCAGCAAAGCAAACAAATGGATGTCATTATGATAACGGCGGCTAAAGAAATAGAAAAAGTCCAGGAAGCCATCAAAATCGGCATATTTGATTATATTATCAAGCCTGTCGCATTTGAACGTTTCAAGCAGTCTTTACACAGATATCAAGAGTATCACATTAAGCTGTCAGAATTGGAAAAGGGCAATTTTCCAGTAACACAGCAACAGGTTGATAAGCTTTTGCGAAAAGAAGTGAAAGAAAATGAGAGGGAACAGTCTTCGCTGCCAAAAGGGATCGATCGGATGACTTTGGAGAAGGTGATGGCTGTGTTGGGGAAATCCTCCCCTGGCTTAACGGCCGAAATAGTGGCAAAGGAAATCGGGGTGAGCAGGACAACGGCAAGGCGTTATCTGGAGCACTTGATGTCAGAGGAAAAAATTGATGCCGATTTAACATATGGTACGGTAGGACGTCCTGAACGGGTATATGCCATCAAGTTATAA